The Thalassolituus oleivorans MIL-1 genome includes the window GGGCAGTTGCTACACCATTTTGACCAGCTTGATTTACCAACAACGTCGATATTCGCCAGGCTAGTTTGCAACGCACGATGAGCGGAAGCAAAGTCGATGGCATTTTGTTGAATCATGCCGATGGTTTTAGCTAACTGGTCTGTTGTCGCAATGCTTAATACATAGCCACCATCAGCCTCCGCACGATCACCGTGATTCGGGAAACCAACCGAGTAAGTGGCAATACCAATATCCGCATTCATGTCGGTCACCGTACTATCTGTTTCTTTTGTTGCACCTAAACCATGAGCATAAAGGGCTACGGGCACAGGACCTTGGCGAGAAGCCTTCGGTAGAGTCAGGCGGAATTCTATCCACTGTTCAGTCGGTTCTTTGTCGAAATCAACAACCCCAGTACCGTCGTTGGTACGGTAGTTGTAGATTAAAACTTCACCGTCAACGCGTGCAGCGATATTGGAATTGATGTAGTTGTAGGTGGTTTTGAGATTGCGAACCGGGTGCTCCATATCCCAAACGTTATCCACTAAGGTCTGCATTGGTTGCACAACTTCAGCACGATCACGCACAGTAAAACGCGTAGCGTTACGTACGTTTAGTGAGTTGATGCCCAATGATGTTAACAAGCTAGTTAGCTTATAAGTGTACGAGCGCTGTTCGCTTGTGCCGCTTAAAAGTTTGGAGACGATACCGGGTTCTAAATACTCTAAATCGAGTTTATCGGTAACGACGACTAAGATTTCGTGGCCATATCCCCAGCGAACTTGTGGGAATACTTCGATGACATGGGTTTTTTCTGTCACTTTATCCGACTGAGCGTAATCGCTTACCTTAGTGCGAATCGCTACTTGTTCGCCTGTCGTTAAGTCGAATGCCATTACTGCTGTACCGCCATCGTATGGCAAAGTCGCAGCATCCGGGGCGCTGGTAAATTCGAACATCACCGGTGTGGCAGCAGAAAAACCACTAAAATCGTTAAAAATTCCTTCCGGCGTAAATCCATCATCCACCGGCAATTGGGCAATCACTTCGTCTCTTACTACGCCGTTTGGCACCGATAGGCGTTTGCCCGTCGGTGAATTGCTATCATCAAGGCTCCAGTAATTCGATGGAAATGGCAGGCCGCAAGTGCCGACCGAGGTTGGATTGCAGTTTACATCTGCCTGAGAAGTGATAGCACTAGCGAGCAGTGCGGGCGCAAGCATCAAGCGCAATGAGCGTGTGATAGACATAGTGGAACCTGTTTTTTTTATTGTAGGGTGCAACAGTGCCTTAGGAACCCTTATTGAATCTAGTGATAGATAAGGAATAACTGAATACTGGCCCGATTAAATACGTTCTGCGGGACGAAACACGCCATTTTGAGCCGACTAATAAGATTATTCTGTGAGTCATTACTCAAGTTAAAAGATCCGTGATGAACGCATCTTATTATCAACGTGAGATTTGGCGGGCTCTATAGGCCATTTGGCCCTTTAGGAATAAATGTTAACTATCGTTAATCAATAATCAATACAAAATTTAAACGGAAAATAACAGGCGAGGTTGCTGAGTGGGTCTATAGTGAAGTTGTTCCCTTTGATTGTGAGCCTAGGATTGGCTCTCCCGTCATAGGTAGTTCTTTTTCTTCGGTACTTCCCCAACGATCCGAAGTTGACCCAGTCGTTTGCCCCCAATGGCGACTGGGTCTTTTTTTGCGTATTTGTTGAACAATAAGTCGTTTGCCCACTCTCAAGGGCGACTGGGTCTTTTTTTGCGTATCGTTTGCCCACTCTCAAGGGCTACTGGGTCTTTTTTGCGTATCGTTTGCCCACTCTCAAGGGCTACTGGGTCTTTTTTGCGTATCGTTTGCCCACCCTCAAAGGCGACGGGGTCTTTTTGTCGAACAATAAGTCGTTTGCCCACTCTCCAGAGCGACTGGGTCTTTTTTTGCATATTTGTCGAACAATAAGTCGTTTGCCCACTCTCCATAGCGACTGGGTCTTTTTTTGTTGAACAATAAGTCGTTTGCCCACCCTCAAGGGCGACGGGGTCTTTTTGTCGAACAATAAGTCGTTTGCCCACTTTCAAGGGCGACTGGGTCTTTTTTTGTTGAACAATAAGTCGTTTGCCCGCTCTCCAGAGCGACTGGGTCTTTTTTTGTCGAACAATAGGTCGTTTGCCCACTTTCAAGGGCGACTGGGTCTTTTTGTCGAACAATAAGTCGTTTGCTCTCTTCCCTTTCTGTTGCTTTTCGCGCCGATGTTTCTGTCCACCTTGACCCTTTGATTCGAGAGGCTACACACTCGGGGGCTATGTTTTAGGACGTTATAATAATGAAAAAAATCAATCGTCGTAATTTTCTTAAAAGTTCGGCTGCTGCTGGGGTGGTCGCTAGCGCTGCAACGGCGTCGCCAATGGCGCAAGCTGGTTGGTTACGCAAAACAACTCGTTCAACGACTCGTGCTCTGATTATTGGATCTGGTTTCGGTGGTTCTGTAGCAACTTTACGTTTGGCTGAGGCTGGTGTTGAAACCATGCTCATCGAACGCGGTAAGCACTGGAAGTATGAAGGTGAAGACAGCTATCCGACCGTGGATGGCGACATAATGAAACTGAAGGTTGATGACCGAGTACTGTGGTCGGAGCCTAGCTCTTTGATCCCAGGTTCTGTCGGTATGATTCAGTACTACTTCGATAAATCCATCGCCGTTGGCTGTGGTGCCTGTCTCGGTGGCGGCTCGGTGGTGTATGGCGGTGTGTTATTGCAGCCAAAGCGTGAAATTTTTGAGCAGGCGTTGCCGTTTTTGTCGTACACCGATATGGATGAAATTTATTACCCGCGCGTACTTGCTCGTATTAGTGGTGGTCCGATTCCGGACGATGTTCTCAACCATCCGAACTACACGTCAAAACGTGAATTTATAAAAAGCGCTGAGGATGCTGGCTTAGAAGTTGTGCGCAGTCACGTAAGCTTTGATTGGGATGTGATTCGTGAAGAGCTAAATGGTACTCGTACGCCGTTTGCCTCCGTTGGTGAGTACGTATTTGGCTGTAACAGTGGCGCTAAAAATACCTTAGATCGAAACTACTTAGCCGATGCGGAAGCAACGGGTAATGTCACCATCAAAACCTTGCATAATGTGACTAATATCGTGCAGCAGCCGGGCAGTAACGGCTACGAGATTCATTGTGAAGTATTAAACGAAGAAGGCCGTATTACTGGCAAGCACATCATTGAGTGTGAGTATTTATTCATGGGTGCTGGCTCGTTGAACACCACGCGGCTGTTGTTGAAAGCTCAAGCTTTGGGTGAAATTGCCGGCCTTAAGAATAACGATGGCATTGGCGCTGAATGGGGTACGAATGGTGATGAACTTATGGGGCGTCGAAATATTGATACCTCTACGGCCCCTATCCAA containing:
- a CDS encoding GMC oxidoreductase, which translates into the protein MKKINRRNFLKSSAAAGVVASAATASPMAQAGWLRKTTRSTTRALIIGSGFGGSVATLRLAEAGVETMLIERGKHWKYEGEDSYPTVDGDIMKLKVDDRVLWSEPSSLIPGSVGMIQYYFDKSIAVGCGACLGGGSVVYGGVLLQPKREIFEQALPFLSYTDMDEIYYPRVLARISGGPIPDDVLNHPNYTSKREFIKSAEDAGLEVVRSHVSFDWDVIREELNGTRTPFASVGEYVFGCNSGAKNTLDRNYLADAEATGNVTIKTLHNVTNIVQQPGSNGYEIHCEVLNEEGRITGKHIIECEYLFMGAGSLNTTRLLLKAQALGEIAGLKNNDGIGAEWGTNGDELMGRRNIDTSTAPIQGGPPSIAAFDLENPYKSTGFMHSPTSAVKEFTQLQMGMCVPDKNSRVTYNKYTDKVSLNWDRDANETSHQAILHSTEKMIATGGGELVDISAFGTWHPLGGAAMGSACDYSGRVYGVENLFVIDGASIPGAAGAANPALTVAANAERMMEQIIPLLV